The proteins below are encoded in one region of Micromonospora yangpuensis:
- a CDS encoding roadblock/LC7 domain-containing protein: protein MTTTQDLGWLLANFADRVPGVAHAVAVSADGLLLASSRDLPRDRADQLAAIASGLVSLTQGAARCFEGGAVLQTVVEMDNGFLFLMSISDGSSFAVLAARSCDVGQVGYEMALLVDRVGDALTPQTRAAAGMLG, encoded by the coding sequence ATGACTACTACGCAGGATCTCGGTTGGCTGTTGGCCAACTTCGCCGACCGGGTGCCCGGCGTCGCGCATGCGGTCGCCGTCTCCGCGGACGGCCTGCTCCTCGCGTCGTCACGAGACCTCCCCCGGGACCGGGCCGACCAGTTGGCCGCGATCGCGTCCGGGCTGGTCAGCTTGACCCAGGGCGCGGCCCGCTGCTTCGAGGGCGGCGCGGTGCTACAGACAGTGGTCGAGATGGACAATGGCTTCCTGTTCCTCATGTCCATCTCCGACGGCTCGTCGTTCGCCGTGCTCGCCGCCCGTAGCTGTGACGTCGGGCAGGTCGGCTACGAGATGGCGTTGCTGGTGGACCGGGTGGGCGACGCACTGACCCCGCAGACGCGGGCGGCTGCGGGCATGCTGGGCTGA
- a CDS encoding transposase, with the protein MALVRVYCGLASADATEGSAAAGSALTSAVVDDAGRLLHLCEIGDEPAGYARLVALLVERSGGPSGAAIAADSDDHTITSLLSAAGRPLAIADDDSVDDFAERFADDDSVEEMHSAPAERRAVGLARALQAGALSAVTLPAPRDLANYKQVLAAHAALSTGRHAAAAALREVLRELYPAALRAYPDPAEPVALAVLDALPEPGMLTGTMARGREISVAADAVAAHLAADGVAEADEINEAVTALRVAISETPRRATVNRALTSAVAETVRQAVASVRACDAGCEALVSALSARVTAPTPVPGRRAAARRGEAVGELPGTGGSGPGLRSVRPVETPPAPGGGRRSRPEPVGQGTPPPPPRPLGPPPVAPTPIAPPPVAPSPLTPAAVAGPPVSTPPGRTEPRPSLIDAPTRVDPPANRPVSAPPPPPPGITPITPAQRHKVPPAEAGEPFRPTLTTAAINSARAERQRTVIPPRPQTTAGDPPTGGFSVTDLNVPVPTPRPGPEPTAPPGSRANWPLVANADDHSDSSADNAVAYPGEPAGRSIDSNTDPGTTDGRVTPPWLADDLPPEPPMLRLVEPPPLGDRTRRDGGTAPADPPQLENPPLRLVGEDATRGGRAAARAEQPPPGHRSPLDHRPPLGERSPVDQRRGLDQRSSLEPRPSLEQRSSLEHRPSLEQRASLEQRSSLERRPSLEQRASLEHRSPLEERSASDQRSSLEHRTSLEQRASLERPSLEHRSPLGERSGLEQRSPLGQRSPLEHRPPVEHRPPVEHRPPPIADEGDGDLLIFAAAKSAWFVGHGDETDIEWTSTADTGWQAAEQAAEPAVGAATSAGLPKRVPQANLVPGSPLREERPLRIVRDAASLAENTTGYFRGWRRGQEIGGFAVGGRPGREAAGGWDFSRDTGDRDDDREYEFRSAGY; encoded by the coding sequence GTGGCGCTCGTGCGCGTGTACTGCGGTCTGGCCTCGGCGGATGCGACCGAGGGATCGGCCGCGGCCGGCTCGGCGCTGACCTCCGCCGTGGTCGACGACGCAGGCCGTCTGCTGCATCTCTGTGAGATCGGCGACGAACCAGCCGGTTACGCCCGGCTGGTCGCGCTGCTCGTCGAGCGCTCGGGCGGCCCGAGCGGTGCGGCGATCGCCGCCGACAGCGACGACCACACGATCACCTCGCTGCTCAGTGCCGCCGGTCGTCCACTCGCGATCGCCGACGACGACTCGGTGGACGACTTCGCCGAGCGTTTCGCCGACGACGACTCGGTGGAGGAGATGCACTCCGCACCGGCCGAGCGGCGGGCCGTCGGCCTGGCCCGGGCGTTGCAGGCCGGCGCGCTGTCGGCGGTCACCCTGCCCGCTCCCCGTGACCTGGCCAACTACAAGCAGGTGCTCGCCGCGCACGCGGCCCTGTCCACCGGCAGGCACGCGGCGGCGGCGGCGCTGCGTGAGGTGCTCCGCGAGTTGTACCCGGCCGCGCTGCGGGCGTACCCGGACCCGGCCGAGCCGGTCGCGCTGGCCGTGCTCGACGCGTTGCCGGAGCCCGGCATGCTGACCGGCACCATGGCCCGGGGCCGGGAGATCTCGGTCGCCGCCGACGCGGTCGCGGCGCACCTCGCCGCCGACGGCGTGGCGGAGGCCGACGAGATCAATGAGGCGGTCACCGCGCTGCGGGTCGCCATCTCGGAGACGCCCCGACGGGCCACCGTCAACCGCGCGCTCACCTCTGCGGTCGCGGAGACCGTCCGGCAGGCGGTCGCCTCGGTACGGGCCTGCGACGCCGGCTGCGAGGCGCTGGTGAGCGCGCTCAGCGCCCGGGTCACCGCCCCCACGCCGGTCCCCGGCCGCCGGGCCGCCGCGCGTCGGGGCGAAGCCGTCGGCGAACTGCCCGGGACCGGTGGCAGCGGCCCCGGGCTCCGGTCCGTCCGGCCGGTCGAGACGCCACCGGCACCCGGTGGCGGGCGGCGCAGCCGCCCCGAGCCGGTCGGGCAGGGCACGCCACCACCGCCACCCCGCCCCCTCGGTCCCCCGCCGGTGGCACCGACCCCGATCGCTCCGCCGCCGGTGGCACCGTCCCCGCTTACCCCGGCCGCGGTGGCCGGACCGCCGGTCTCGACGCCGCCCGGCCGTACCGAGCCCCGGCCCTCGCTGATCGACGCGCCCACCCGGGTGGACCCGCCGGCCAACCGGCCGGTCTCCGCGCCGCCACCGCCGCCGCCCGGGATCACCCCGATCACCCCGGCGCAGCGCCACAAGGTGCCGCCCGCCGAGGCCGGTGAGCCCTTCCGTCCGACACTGACCACCGCGGCGATCAACAGCGCCCGCGCGGAGCGGCAGCGTACGGTGATCCCGCCCCGCCCGCAGACCACTGCCGGGGACCCGCCGACGGGCGGCTTCAGCGTGACCGACCTGAATGTGCCGGTGCCCACCCCTCGGCCCGGTCCGGAGCCGACCGCACCGCCCGGGTCACGGGCGAACTGGCCGCTGGTCGCCAACGCCGACGACCACTCCGACAGCTCCGCCGACAACGCGGTGGCGTACCCCGGCGAGCCGGCCGGCCGGAGCATCGACTCGAACACCGACCCCGGTACGACCGACGGCCGGGTCACCCCGCCCTGGTTGGCCGACGACCTGCCCCCGGAGCCGCCGATGCTGCGGCTCGTCGAGCCGCCGCCGCTGGGCGACCGGACGCGCCGCGACGGCGGCACCGCGCCGGCCGACCCGCCGCAGCTGGAGAACCCGCCGCTGCGGCTGGTCGGGGAGGACGCCACGCGTGGTGGCCGGGCCGCCGCCCGCGCCGAACAGCCCCCGCCGGGTCACCGTTCCCCGCTCGACCACCGTCCTCCGCTGGGCGAACGCTCCCCCGTGGACCAGCGCCGAGGCCTGGACCAGCGCTCATCCCTGGAGCCGCGCCCATCGTTGGAGCAGCGCTCGTCGCTGGAGCACCGGCCTTCCCTGGAGCAGCGGGCGTCGTTGGAGCAGCGGTCGTCCCTGGAGCGCCGTCCCTCGCTGGAACAGCGCGCCTCGCTCGAACACCGGTCACCACTGGAGGAGCGTTCCGCGTCGGACCAGCGGTCCTCGTTGGAGCACCGGACCTCGTTGGAACAGCGGGCCTCCTTGGAGCGCCCGTCGCTGGAACACCGCTCACCGCTGGGTGAGCGCTCCGGGCTGGAGCAGCGTTCGCCGCTGGGGCAGCGTTCCCCGCTGGAGCACCGGCCCCCGGTGGAGCACCGGCCCCCGGTGGAGCACCGGCCGCCGCCGATCGCCGACGAGGGCGACGGGGACCTGCTCATCTTCGCCGCGGCGAAGTCCGCCTGGTTCGTCGGGCACGGCGACGAGACCGACATCGAGTGGACGAGCACCGCCGACACCGGTTGGCAGGCCGCCGAGCAGGCCGCCGAGCCTGCGGTTGGTGCGGCGACCTCGGCCGGCCTGCCCAAGCGGGTACCCCAGGCCAACCTGGTGCCCGGCTCGCCGCTCCGCGAGGAGCGTCCCCTGCGCATAGTGCGTGACGCGGCCAGCCTCGCCGAGAACACCACCGGATACTTCCGCGGCTGGCGTCGTGGTCAGGAGATCGGCGGCTTCGCCGTCGGCGGCCGACCGGGCCGGGAGGCCGCCGGGGGCTGGGACTTCAGCCGGGACACCGGTGACCGCGACGACGACCGGGAGTACGAGTTCCGCTCCGCCGGCTACTAA
- a CDS encoding DUF742 domain-containing protein, giving the protein MADRDEPTGALVRPYAVTRGRTRPRLDIALEALVETTVRGRATANGNSGGQGREHQYIAALCDGRVQSLAEIAARMQLPLGVARVLIADMATDGLVAVHEPTILDDSDDAVGTELLERVLSGLRRL; this is encoded by the coding sequence ATGGCCGATCGTGACGAACCGACCGGAGCGTTGGTCCGTCCATACGCCGTGACCCGCGGTCGTACCCGTCCCCGGTTGGACATCGCACTGGAGGCACTCGTCGAAACGACGGTGCGCGGCCGGGCCACCGCCAATGGCAACAGCGGTGGCCAGGGCCGGGAACACCAATATATTGCCGCGCTGTGTGACGGACGCGTGCAGTCGCTCGCGGAGATCGCGGCGCGGATGCAGCTTCCGCTTGGCGTGGCCCGGGTGCTCATCGCCGACATGGCGACGGATGGCCTGGTCGCGGTCCACGAGCCGACCATTCTGGACGACTCGGATGACGCGGTGGGCACTGAACTGCTGGAGAGGGTGCTGAGTGGACTTCGCAGGCTCTGA
- a CDS encoding DNA primase, which yields MGNPKHTEVSVARQSPQRPDADEPELDDTTGSAESDETTGSAEPDEVDIEAVAEPTTAPDRALWAETRIDPVEVALPAGTGFTLRAYRPAREVTPTDVTERDQDDPFLARRQAAAEAEDEDDETVVILDEEVAEEFAESDKEAAGKRAGGDTAEDDEDEDETDDDAGDEEVPAFLTHQGRLLLFKTPESLVTFVRSGAPNDLSQLDGWRELSERLEPADVVPLDEDTYELDLVVENLRGGHDTWDPNLLIQAGEVARDLAYSLRLPSVLDMLSSGSSLDDLDEALRATVNGGVGGFLGRRRLKKIGAQTASLGWRTIVGKISAVVDWRD from the coding sequence GTGGGCAACCCGAAGCATACGGAGGTCAGCGTGGCCCGTCAGTCGCCCCAACGGCCCGACGCCGACGAGCCCGAGCTCGACGACACCACGGGATCGGCCGAGTCCGACGAGACCACCGGGTCGGCCGAGCCCGACGAGGTCGACATCGAGGCTGTCGCCGAGCCGACCACGGCACCCGACCGCGCGCTCTGGGCCGAGACGCGGATCGATCCGGTGGAGGTCGCCCTGCCCGCCGGCACCGGCTTCACGCTGCGGGCGTACCGGCCGGCTCGCGAGGTCACCCCGACGGACGTGACCGAGCGGGACCAGGACGACCCGTTCCTCGCCCGCCGGCAGGCCGCCGCCGAGGCGGAGGACGAGGACGACGAGACGGTGGTGATCCTCGACGAGGAGGTCGCCGAGGAGTTCGCCGAGAGCGACAAGGAAGCCGCTGGCAAGCGGGCCGGCGGCGACACCGCCGAGGACGACGAGGACGAGGACGAGACGGACGACGACGCCGGTGACGAGGAGGTGCCGGCCTTCCTGACCCACCAGGGGCGGTTGCTGCTCTTCAAGACCCCGGAGTCGCTCGTCACCTTCGTCCGGTCCGGCGCGCCGAACGACCTGTCCCAACTGGATGGTTGGCGCGAACTGTCCGAACGGCTCGAACCGGCCGACGTCGTCCCGCTCGACGAGGACACCTACGAGCTCGACCTGGTGGTGGAGAACCTGCGCGGCGGGCACGACACCTGGGATCCCAACCTCCTGATCCAGGCCGGCGAGGTGGCCCGTGACCTGGCGTACTCGCTGCGTCTGCCGTCGGTGTTGGACATGCTCTCCTCGGGCTCCAGCCTCGACGACCTGGACGAGGCGCTGCGGGCCACCGTCAACGGCGGGGTCGGTGGTTTCCTCGGTCGCCGACGGCTGAAGAAGATCGGGGCGCAGACCGCCAGTTTGGGTTGGCGCACCATTGTCGGGAAGATCTCTGCAGTGGTGGACTGGCGCGACTGA
- a CDS encoding GTP-binding protein, with amino-acid sequence MSRRPPTPSGRVTSAKIVIAGGFGVGKTTLVGSVSEITPLTTEAIMTSAGVGVDDTRQVPGKMTTTVAMDFGRISIDRDLILYLFGTPGQTRFWFMWDELVRGAIGAVVLVDTRRLADCFAAIDFFEHRRLPYLVAINCFDGMQYHDPQDVRDALAISHDVPVVACDARNRESTKHVLISLVEYVLTMRRSRAVAPA; translated from the coding sequence ATGTCGCGCCGCCCGCCGACCCCGAGCGGGCGGGTGACCTCGGCGAAGATCGTTATCGCCGGTGGTTTCGGTGTCGGTAAGACGACGCTCGTCGGCTCGGTCTCCGAGATCACGCCGCTGACCACCGAGGCCATCATGACCTCCGCCGGTGTGGGCGTCGACGACACCCGGCAGGTGCCGGGCAAGATGACCACCACCGTGGCGATGGACTTCGGCCGGATCTCGATCGACCGGGACCTGATCCTGTACCTCTTCGGTACCCCGGGTCAGACGCGTTTCTGGTTCATGTGGGACGAGCTGGTCCGGGGCGCGATCGGGGCGGTGGTGCTGGTCGACACCCGTCGGCTGGCCGACTGCTTCGCGGCGATCGACTTCTTCGAGCACCGACGGCTGCCGTACCTGGTGGCCATCAACTGCTTCGACGGGATGCAGTACCACGACCCGCAGGACGTCCGGGACGCCTTGGCGATCTCCCACGACGTGCCGGTGGTGGCCTGCGACGCCCGTAACCGGGAGTCGACCAAGCACGTACTGATCTCGCTTGTCGAGTACGTGCTCACCATGCGTCGCTCGCGCGCCGTCGCACCGGCCTGA